caatAGCATCACTTCTGTGCTCTCGAATCGCTCCGTTCCTCTTCATTATTTGCCAAAATCCTCTACACTGCTTCTCATTCGGTCCTAGTAAATTTCCTCCCAGCTCTTCTTCTCTCGTTCTCACCGAAGCAACATATATTTCCTCCTCGCACGTTCGTTCTCTAGTTATCTTCCCATGCCTCCTATCTACCgttgcataattaatatacctgGATTCGCCTCCGTGCCATTCAAAGATTctaatatttccagaaaacTGCTGCGTCCTTTAAACAAGCCTTGCGTGTCCACCTTCTTTTACCTTTCCTTTCCTACAACGCAGACAAGTTTCGCCAGTCCTTGTTCCAGGAATACGCCAATAGCTTTCCTAtacctttcttcttttcatctCATCTCTTCTTTATCGTTGGCTTAACCTTTCCTCAGCTATGCTTATCttcttttactttccatttccTGGAACACCTCTAGGCCCGCCCATCCTTGTGTCCTAGCTTTATTTCACCTTTCTTCTTTCCATCTCCATTGACACGGAACTCGAGAGATTTTTGActgctttttcttcttccttcttcgaTAATCCTCTTCACATTTAATCCTCCCTTGTTTCGTATAGCCTCTTCTATAACAGCGCTTCTTTCACCTACCTCTTGTCCTCTCCTCTGTTTTCTATCCTTTacctctttttccttttcttattCTTGTCCAATATTTCCTATTCTAAAATTTGTCCCAATCTAAGATTCACATGTGTTCTGAGTTTTGAATTCAACCTGTCATCTTTTCAACTATCTTCTTAACCTATACTTAATTCACGACCGAAGGCTCCTTAGCTAATCATTTACCATACAATCTTCTTTACAATTGATCGAAACCTTCCCTACTTTACCTACATACCTTTCCCGCCTATACCGCCTAACTGACACGTCACCATAACCTCATCCTACCACGGTCtctaaatacttttatataacttttctcTACTTGCGTCCTACTATTTCCCTTCATTTTCATCGCATCCCCTGCTTACACCCTATCTTTCCAATATTCCTACTTGCCCCATACTAATCTTTAAACCCAGAAACAAAGCAGAAAATCACACAACGCAGTTTCACCGCTACCATTCACACACGCTCCCTCTAACCAAGTCCTCATACcattatataaaacccgactgtttgtcgctgtccgtccgtctgtccgcgaactactcattcgttagtggaccaaatttttaccaaaagtatatgaaataggggtagaattttccggggagtgcaatgatgtggttaatttttcgttaccgattttttggaaaccggttccgaaaTTTGACCTAGATTGTACGACATCTATGTATAATTCAGtgttattattgataaacaactgattaaaaaaatttcagagcATATTTAAACGTTTACTTACACTTTAATTGTTCAAAAAAAGCTcaaaaagactaaaaaaaaaaatcacaaaaaatcACCCCCAAAATGCGTAAACTACACActgggtcaaaatgacccGTGATTTTCGGAACGTTTGACGCGGACGGCAGCCAGACAGCCGGACGCCTGCTGACTTACAACGACTGTACCGCTTATCTAGAGAGAAGTTAAAACTACCAAGATATGGCGCGACAGATCCCGATTTCGGCGTTTCAATGGTAGGTAAtgcgacacaatttttttactgggTTATTTTGACCCAGGGTGTATGTTAAGGGttaacattgtaaacgctgcttatggtacccatgtgaccaacggagtttcggcaggttacctgccgtgttatgatttttacaagggcaaacgtgttttcggaaggtgaaagtgaaattttctgcGCATGGAAATTTTGTTGGTCGTTGTGTCAGTGTCAGTGTCGGTGTCGGTGTCGGTGTCGGTGTCGGTGTCGGTGTCGGTGTCAGTAGGAAGAGTGAGAGAATTCTAGGCCGGGGATCTCAGGAAGGGTGAGAGGCGGGGGGAAGGACTCGCGGCCGCGGGGTCTGCCGGGCGGGGGGGGGACTCTAGTGCCGCCGTCCTCTGAGGAGGTGCGGCGGGAAGGGGTCTGCGTTCCCACCATATGGTGGGGAGGTGGGGGGTGGTCTGCGTTTCTAGCATAGGGTtaaggggagggggggagggggggtggATCAGGCGAGCGCGTCGGGACATGTTCGATAAACAAATGCCGCCTCGCGTCGATGTTCGGCCGATAGTATTTATAAACAGATGTCATTTCACACTCATCAAATAGCGAGCGCCTATGGCAGGCGGCTATAATTTACGACCTGCGACTAGCTTGACACCGCGgtccttttcacttttcttcgTAGGAAGTGCCGCTTATCGGTGTTTCGCGGCGCCATTCGGCTATGGCGTCGCGCGTTACAAAGGCGAGCGCCGATGACATGCagctagattttataaacactagaCGGCATAAGCGCGGCAACGCGACTCAATTTCTATGGGTATCGACGAACGTCGATGacagaatttataaacgaaTATCATCTCGCACTGCGGATGGCCGAGCATCGATGGTCGCGCGACGTAGGTACTCGACCAAAATTTTATGCGACTTAACCGTCGCGGTctcttctctttatttttctgtataggAAGAGTCGCTTATCGGTGTTTCGCCTGTCGGAACATGTTCGTTGTAAACAACATATGATAAAAGTTAGGTATAGGGAAGGACATGcacgcaaaagaaaaatacatcgtTCGTTTTAGGGTGTAAAAAAAGCctgtttatttaactcttcttttacataatatatcttacgtgCTAAAAACTAAAGCTGCGAGCTCACAATCGATGATCTGATTCGTATTGAACGCATCGCTAGCGTATATTACATTCGACGCTTCCTTGGGATCCTTCACAGTGGACGCGATATCGGAGAACTGCGCAAACTTTGCATCGACCGTCGCAAGTATTCTGATCAAAAGATCGAATCTCGCATCGATGCACCGATCGAGATCGAACATACGATGCAACGTCGATTCGGTCATTCTCAAGCATACGTTTGCAGATTCGAGACGTATGAGTTTGATGTTATTAACCGTACAAACTCTCACCGTTAGCGGTCCaacgtttataaaactatGGATATCTTTGAAGTCATTgcgaaagaaattctgaatattttgcCGTTGCTCGTATAGTGCCTTCCACGTTTCGAGAGACAACAGCAGTTCCTTTCCTCGGCGAGGATCTCCAATGGCGATCTCCACGTAGCTCGGTGAACCCACGTTGTTACcaatttcgaggaatttgtATTCCGTAGCTGTCAGCGCGTATCGTCTGCTGAGTATACGAACCGCGCGACGATCCAACGAAAtgctgtagaaaaaaataatgagattactttcaaaataatacaattcgcaaaaaagatataaaaaaaatataaagctctataaattatcaagagacacggtagtgtctcgcgccaagtacacgcggagcgagaccgaccgtgactcttttacgcgacgcgacgggttgcgagtacccgagatgttgagatctcgataacgagtgaacggaccaagttctaagtaggcttgatcgatagcttggggtccaattaggggggggtttctctcataatattccgctacgtgccctacgagcggagatattgcgacgcaaagtccaaatgggaaaatttatttttaagatactcctcctcctcctcctcctcctcctcctaacgccgacgtctcaatattattatgattatcagagaaacgtccctttcactttttcgacgctggcggcgcaggtatcgccagtttcgatatcgcgcgcgtatttcgaaattaggtcgatagacttatcagtcaggaggaagatttctatttaggtaaattaggtaatatataatatatattgagtcaacggaaaagaaggttctctacgcttggcagaaagtgccgctagggaatttttaagtcgattcttatgaatcaagcttgatataatatatattaagtcaagggaaaagaaggttctctacgcttggcagaaagtgccgctagggaatttttaagtcgattcttatgaatcaagcttgaattcgatgtctagatatcccaggttgccgatgacgaggtccagatagtgcgcttcatagttttcggtgtccaggtgtaataatacgttgaattcgatgtctacgtgtcccaggttgccgatgacgaggtccacatagtgcgctccgtagttttcggtgtctacgtgtattaataccttgaattcgatgtccacgtgtcccaggttgccgatgacggaatccagatagtgcgcttcatagttttcggtgtccaagtgtaatcgtacgttgaattcgatgtctaggtgtcccaggttgccgatgacgggatccagatagtgcgcttcatagttttcggtgtccaagtgtaatcgtacgttgaattcgatgtctaggtgtcccaggttgccgatgacaaggtccacatagtgcgctccgtagttttcggtgtctacgtgtattaataccttgaatttgatgtccacgtgttccaggttgccgatgacgggatccagatagtgcgcttcatagttttcggtgtccaggtgtaatcgtaccttgaattcgatgtctacgtgtcccaggttgccgatgacgaggtccacatagtgcgctccgtagttttcggtgtctacgtgtattaataccttgaattcgatgtccacgtgtcccaggttgccgatgacaagatccagatagtgcgcttcatagttttcggtgtccaggtgtaatcgtacgttgaatttgatgtctaggtgtcccaggttgccgatgacgaggtcc
This sequence is a window from Temnothorax longispinosus isolate EJ_2023e chromosome 11, Tlon_JGU_v1, whole genome shotgun sequence. Protein-coding genes within it:
- the LOC139822286 gene encoding uncharacterized protein; the protein is MYSVGGSNGGNSGSRRMNYYMPIPDVETPTCENKFTERIIFADDTQIYRRSLLSQLNAALQLVAYDVGVISEFAATNGLTLNLKKSKVLIFGSNSHVKQLNLSDLPLISVNGTSIPFVTETRNLGVIVRSDLSWLVTTLIWPLLDYCSLVYNDLTEELNTKLQRLSFIFFLYLFCELYYFESNLIIFFYSISLDRRAVRILSRRYALTATEYKFLEIGNNVGSPSYVEIAIGDPRRGKELLLSLETWKALYEQRQNIQNFFRNDFKDIHSFINVGPLTVRVCTVNNIKLIRLESANVCLRMTESTLHRMFDLDRCIDARFDLLIRILATVDAKFAQFSDIASTVKDPKEASNVIYASDAFNTNQIIDCELAALVFST